In Snodgrassella alvi wkB2, the DNA window TGTTGCAGCGTGTGCGCCAGCGATTTCCACATACTGTTACTGCTCTGCTGCACAGTCAGACTGCTGCCGGACAACGGACAACCAGTTATCTTCAGGCTGCACTCGGACAGGCAGCTTTAATCATTGGCACCCGACTGGCTGTTTTCACTCCCATGCATAATCTGGGATTAATTGTAGTCGATGAAGAACATGATTACTCATTTAAGCAGGAAAGCGAACTGCGTTATCAGGCACGGGATCTGGCTGTGTGGCGTGCGCAGCAGGCAGGATGTCCTATTGTACTGGGCAGTGCCACTCCATCTCTGGAAAGCTGGTATAAAGCCCAGCAAAAAGATTATCAACTACTGCAATTAAGCGAACGCGCCCATATCAGTGCTCAATTACCGCAAATTCATCTGGTAGATATTCGCCGGTTACCACTGGATAATGGTTTGAGCGATATTATCAAACAAAAATTACAGACCAATTTTGCCAATGGTGGCTTAAGTATGGTCTATCTGAACCGTCGCGGCTTTGCTCCGGCTTTATTCTGCGCCGCCTGCGGGCATACTTTCGGCTGCCCTAACTGCTCGGCCAAGATGGTTTTACATCAGCATGCCGGTCAGCTGCGCTGTCATCACTGTGATTTTCACCAGCGTATTCCACATTGTTGCCCGAAATGCGGTAATCAGGATTTAACGGCTGTCGGACAAGGAACACAACGCATTGAAGAAAACCTGCAATATCTGTTACCTAAGGCACGTATTCTGCGGGTAGACCGCGACAGCACCGCCCACCGGCAGGATTGGTCAGATATTTACAGTAAAATCATTAACCGGCAGGTAGATATTCTGATCGGCACCCAGATGCTGGCCAAAGGTCATGATTTTCCGCAATTGAATCTGGTTGTTGTTTTAAATGCAGATAACAGTCTTTACAGTGCGGACTTTCGCGCACCAGAACGCTTGTTTGCCGAATTGATGCAAGTAAGCGGCCGTGCCGGCAGAGCAGAATGCAGTGGCGAAGTCTGGGTACAAACCAGACAACCCGAACACAAAGTTTATCAGGCATTGGCTGCACAAAATTATGTTACCTTTGCAACAGCAGAACTGACGGAAAGACAGGAACTGGGCATGCCACCTTTCAGCTATATGGCAGCTATTCATGCTGACGCCAGAACCATGCGTGAAGCACAAGAACTCCTGCGACAGGCATTACAGGGTATCAGACAGCAACAATCTTTACCGCCCAGTGTCAGTATTTTAGGACCAGTACCAATGTTAATGGCACGGCTGGCCGGTTATGAACGGGCACAGGTCTTTCTGGAAAGTCATAACCGGCGCGAATTACATCACAGCATTACAATATGGCAAAGCTGGCTATTGCATCTGGAAAAAACCAGCCCACACACACGCTGGCTGATCGATGTAGATCCGCTGGAAATGTAATTATGATGCCATTCGAATTATAAGCATACATTCATTCATTTTTACCCTATCTGTAACAAAAACTGGTCATCAGCCAGATTGGCAGATGACCAGTAATCAGATTTAACTGATAACTTATTCGCGTCCACGCAGACTATGCCAAACACGTGAAAGTAATGGTTTTTGTTTTTTCTGGCGAGTAACTTCATTGCCATCATAACCTACTTGAGATTCCTTAGGGAAAGCACCAAAAGGTTCCACAGCATAATTTTCCAGCTTATAGCCGGCATCCAGAGCTTCCTGATAGTACTGGTCAAACAGCTCAACCAGATCTTTACGCGGATGAGGCAGAATATCACTATCAAACCAATGTTTCTGACCAGCTGCAGCCAAACGCGGGATTGAATACTTATGACTAAATTGGGTACCCATATCCGAATAATGCAAAATTTTCATCTGCTCGATCGGCATACCTTCACCATCGACACAATTCCATGCAGCTGTATAAGCCTGTACCCATTCAGGATGCTCTTTAAACTTAGCCATCATTTTCTTATGCGAATCAGGGTCAGCACGCAGCGTAGCCTGTTCCGGCAATTT includes these proteins:
- a CDS encoding glycosyl transferase; translated protein: MSNDVIKVFVGCDPNNCDLEQMMVVDYSIHKHTSRPVEIIWMQLSHDPESPWYSDPQSGAGWHTEKWATPFSGFRWGIPAACNYEGRAIYMDADMIILADLAELWEHPIEGEAIVAAKEVHDHAKGKRFTRLCTCVWDCAKAKAKLPEQATLRADPDSHKKMMAKFKEHPEWVQAYTAAWNCVDGEGMPIEQMKILHYSDMGTQFSHKYSIPRLAAAGQKHWFDSDILPHPRKDLVELFDQYYQEALDAGYKLENYAVEPFGAFPKESQVGYDGNEVTRQKKQKPLLSRVWHSLRGRE
- a CDS encoding primosomal protein N'; protein product: MIYHQLALNVPLYSLLTYAHTTALPAGTRVAVRFRKRLVAAIVWESNVEPEIDISKIRPIESVLSDDWQLPEDWRTLLSFTARYYHYPLGQAVMAALPKGLRQPEVVQLPRPEVIYTLNALGREQPPPPARFHKQNALWQHLQTTSATLQQLKTIHSQAAHYLNQWQLQGWIQTTSVPACGSIPESRHQLNQQQLLASTTVQNKFGQFAPFLLYGITGSGKTEVYFDIMAKILQQGKQVLFLLPEINLTPQLLQRVRQRFPHTVTALLHSQTAAGQRTTSYLQAALGQAALIIGTRLAVFTPMHNLGLIVVDEEHDYSFKQESELRYQARDLAVWRAQQAGCPIVLGSATPSLESWYKAQQKDYQLLQLSERAHISAQLPQIHLVDIRRLPLDNGLSDIIKQKLQTNFANGGLSMVYLNRRGFAPALFCAACGHTFGCPNCSAKMVLHQHAGQLRCHHCDFHQRIPHCCPKCGNQDLTAVGQGTQRIEENLQYLLPKARILRVDRDSTAHRQDWSDIYSKIINRQVDILIGTQMLAKGHDFPQLNLVVVLNADNSLYSADFRAPERLFAELMQVSGRAGRAECSGEVWVQTRQPEHKVYQALAAQNYVTFATAELTERQELGMPPFSYMAAIHADARTMREAQELLRQALQGIRQQQSLPPSVSILGPVPMLMARLAGYERAQVFLESHNRRELHHSITIWQSWLLHLEKTSPHTRWLIDVDPLEM